In Streptomyces nojiriensis, one genomic interval encodes:
- a CDS encoding SAV_6107 family HEPN domain-containing protein, with amino-acid sequence MATPSPSPVHPVLRKSTAPPAALDLLAKAHSGLAEAARLTRPNERYATAHLAALRTAAAVLAARARPEPVSPRRRPRIRSAWEVLPELAPELAEWSALFASGAARRARAEAGIADAASSRDADDLVRAASMFLRLVERMLAVRAAPQPLEKTLPQPRPEHPDAG; translated from the coding sequence ATGGCCACACCGTCCCCGTCCCCTGTCCACCCCGTCCTGCGCAAGTCGACGGCCCCACCGGCCGCCCTCGACCTACTCGCCAAGGCCCACAGCGGCCTGGCCGAGGCCGCCCGGCTGACCCGCCCCAACGAGCGCTACGCCACCGCCCACCTCGCCGCGCTGCGCACCGCCGCGGCCGTGCTCGCCGCCCGCGCCCGGCCCGAACCGGTGAGCCCGCGGCGGCGGCCCCGGATCCGCAGCGCGTGGGAGGTGCTGCCCGAGCTGGCGCCGGAGCTTGCCGAGTGGAGCGCGCTCTTCGCCTCCGGCGCCGCGCGCCGGGCCAGGGCGGAGGCGGGGATAGCGGACGCGGCGAGCAGCCGGGACGCGGACGATCTGGTGCGGGCGGCCTCGATGTTCCTTCGCCTGGTGGAGCGGATGCTCGCCGTCCGGGCGGCGCCCCAACCCCTGGAGAAGACCCTGCCGCAACCGCGTCCGGAGCATCCGGACGCGGGATGA
- a CDS encoding TetR/AcrR family transcriptional regulator — protein MESSSTGAGTGGGRRAITRQKLYEAAVTLIAEQGFSATTVDEIAERAGVAKGTVYYNFASKNELFEELLRHGVGLLTVSLRTAAEETEARGGSRVEALDAMIRAGLVFIDRYPAFTQLYVAELWRTNRAWQSTLMVVRQEAVAVVEKVLREGVERGELSAEIDVPLTAAAMVGMVLVAALDWQSFQSERSLDDVHSALSLLLRGRVSGNR, from the coding sequence ATGGAAAGCAGCAGCACCGGTGCGGGCACCGGCGGGGGCCGTCGCGCGATCACCCGGCAGAAGCTCTACGAAGCGGCCGTCACCCTGATCGCCGAGCAGGGATTCTCCGCGACCACGGTCGATGAGATCGCCGAGCGGGCGGGAGTCGCGAAGGGCACGGTCTACTACAACTTCGCCAGCAAGAACGAGCTGTTCGAGGAGCTGCTGCGGCACGGCGTCGGCCTGCTGACGGTCTCCTTGCGGACCGCAGCGGAGGAGACGGAGGCCCGTGGCGGCAGCCGGGTCGAGGCGCTCGACGCCATGATCCGCGCGGGCCTCGTCTTCATCGACCGGTACCCGGCCTTCACCCAGCTCTACGTCGCCGAGCTGTGGCGCACCAACCGCGCGTGGCAGTCCACGCTGATGGTGGTCCGTCAGGAGGCGGTGGCCGTCGTGGAGAAGGTGCTCCGCGAAGGCGTCGAACGCGGTGAGCTGAGCGCCGAGATCGACGTGCCGCTCACGGCGGCCGCGATGGTCGGGATGGTGCTGGTGGCCGCCCTGGACTGGCAGTCCTTCCAGAGCGAGCGGTCCCTGGACGACGTGCACTCGGCGCTGTCGCTGCTGCTGCGGGGCAGGGTCAGCGGGAACCGCTGA
- the rsmH gene encoding 16S rRNA (cytosine(1402)-N(4))-methyltransferase RsmH, whose product MLQRCLDLLAPALERPGAVVVDCTLGLGGHSEALLTRFPEAHLIGLDRDKEALRLSGERLAPFGDRATLVHAIYADLAEVLDGLGIPAVQGILFDLGVSSMQLDEADRGFAYAQDAPLDMRMDQTTGISAAEVLNSYAPGELVRILRQYGEEKQAKRIVSAIVREREKEPFSNSARLVELIRDSLPQAAKRTGGNPAKRTFQALRIEVNGELSGLERAIPAAVDRIAVGGRIAVLSYHSLEDRLVKQVFAAGATSTAPPGLPVVPEKYQPKLKLLTRGAELPTEEEIAENRRAAPARFRGVERIREARL is encoded by the coding sequence ATGCTCCAGCGGTGCCTGGACCTGTTGGCCCCGGCACTGGAGAGGCCCGGGGCCGTCGTCGTCGACTGCACCCTCGGCCTCGGCGGCCACAGCGAGGCCCTGCTGACCCGGTTCCCCGAGGCCCACCTGATCGGCCTCGACCGCGACAAGGAGGCCCTGCGGCTCTCCGGCGAGCGGCTCGCGCCCTTCGGCGACCGCGCCACCCTCGTCCACGCGATCTACGCCGACCTCGCCGAGGTCCTGGACGGGCTGGGCATCCCGGCCGTCCAGGGCATCCTCTTCGACCTGGGCGTCTCCTCCATGCAGCTGGACGAGGCCGACCGCGGGTTCGCGTACGCCCAGGACGCGCCGCTGGACATGCGCATGGACCAGACGACCGGCATCAGCGCGGCCGAGGTGCTCAACAGCTACGCGCCGGGCGAGCTGGTGCGGATCCTGCGCCAGTACGGCGAGGAGAAGCAGGCCAAGAGGATCGTCTCGGCGATCGTCCGGGAGCGGGAGAAGGAGCCCTTCAGCAACAGCGCCCGGCTGGTCGAACTGATCCGTGACTCCCTTCCGCAGGCCGCCAAGCGGACCGGCGGCAACCCGGCGAAGCGGACCTTCCAGGCGCTGCGGATCGAGGTCAACGGGGAGCTCTCCGGTCTGGAGCGGGCCATTCCGGCGGCGGTGGACCGGATCGCGGTCGGCGGCCGGATCGCCGTGCTCTCGTACCACTCGCTGGAGGACCGCCTGGTCAAGCAGGTCTTCGCGGCCGGCGCGACCTCGACGGCCCCGCCCGGACTGCCCGTGGTGCCGGAGAAGTACCAGCCGAAGCTGAAACTGCTCACGCGCGGCGCCGAGCTGCCCACCGAGGAGGAGATCGCCGAGAACCGGCGGGCCGCCCCGGCCAGATTCCGCGGCGTCGAACGCATCCGGGAGGCGCGACTGTGA
- a CDS encoding AAA family ATPase — protein sequence MTTYDDRASLADLTSTVERVRQSVESVIEGKPEVVRLALTVLLAEGHLLIEDVPGVGKTMLAKTLAKSIDCSVQRIQFTPDLLPSDITGVSIYDQQRREFEFKPGAIFAQIVIGDEINRASPKTQSALLESMEERQVTIDGTTYTLPSPFMVVATQNPVEMEGTYPLPEAQRDRFMARVSVGYPSPEAELKMLDVHGGISPLDDLTSVAHSHEIVKLIEAVREVYVAEPVRRYVVDLVSATRTHPDLRLGASPRATLHLLRAVKASAALAGRDYVLPDDVQALAAPVLAHRLLPTAQAQLNRRTAEQVVGEILQRTPVPAAHARGEMPPGAGIRGF from the coding sequence GTGACGACGTACGACGACCGAGCGAGCCTCGCGGATCTGACCAGCACGGTGGAGCGGGTGCGCCAGTCGGTCGAGAGCGTGATCGAAGGCAAGCCCGAGGTCGTCCGCCTCGCGCTGACGGTGCTCCTCGCCGAGGGCCACCTGCTGATCGAGGACGTCCCCGGCGTCGGCAAGACGATGCTCGCCAAGACGCTCGCCAAGTCCATCGACTGCTCGGTCCAGCGCATCCAGTTCACGCCCGACCTGCTGCCCTCCGACATCACCGGCGTCAGCATCTACGACCAGCAGCGCCGCGAGTTCGAGTTCAAGCCGGGCGCGATCTTCGCGCAGATCGTCATCGGTGACGAGATCAACCGCGCCTCCCCGAAGACCCAGTCCGCACTGCTGGAGTCGATGGAGGAGCGCCAGGTCACCATCGACGGCACGACCTACACGCTGCCCAGCCCCTTCATGGTCGTCGCCACCCAGAACCCGGTGGAGATGGAGGGCACCTACCCGCTGCCCGAGGCCCAGCGCGACCGCTTCATGGCCCGCGTCTCCGTCGGCTACCCCAGCCCCGAGGCCGAGCTCAAGATGCTCGACGTGCACGGCGGGATCTCCCCGCTCGACGACCTGACGTCCGTCGCGCACTCCCACGAGATCGTCAAGCTGATCGAGGCGGTCCGCGAGGTGTACGTGGCCGAGCCCGTCCGGCGCTACGTCGTCGACCTGGTCTCCGCCACCCGCACCCACCCCGACCTGCGGCTCGGCGCCTCGCCCCGGGCCACCCTGCACCTGCTGCGCGCCGTGAAGGCCTCCGCCGCGCTCGCCGGCCGGGACTACGTCCTGCCCGACGACGTCCAGGCCCTGGCCGCCCCGGTCCTCGCGCACCGGCTGCTGCCCACCGCGCAGGCCCAGCTCAACCGCCGCACCGCCGAGCAGGTCGTCGGCGAGATCCTGCAGCGCACCCCCGTCCCGGCCGCGCACGCCCGCGGCGAGATGCCGCCCGGCGCGGGCATCCGGGGCTTCTGA
- a CDS encoding DUF58 domain-containing protein: protein MSAGAPRGAGGPGDGGGLRASLSGLTTRGRSFLAAGIAAAACAYVLGQGELLRVGMLLALLPLICVYALHRTRFRVSGSRRLSPGRVPAGSEARVQLRMDNVSRLPTGLLMLQDRVPYVLGPRPRFVLDRVEPGGRREVSYRVRSDLRGRYPLGPLQLRLSDPFGLVELTRSFSTYDTLTVIPRTEPLPRIHLAGESNGYGDGSRRSLALAGDDDVIPRGYRRGDDLRRVHWRSTARYGELMVRREEQPQRSRATVLLDTRRLAFDGAGPDSAFEWAVSAAASSLVHVLEQGFSTRLLTDTGDAVPGEGGGGFSSGGQESAEAAGLMMDTLAVVGHSDGAGLSRAYDAVRAGGGGFGGAGGDGLLIAFFGDLDDVQTELAARMRQRTSGAVAFVLDSASWGGQPAPGHAVPPLEERMRRLRDAGWTALAAPPGVAFGELWRQAGTARVGTGTSGGRE, encoded by the coding sequence ATGAGCGCCGGTGCCCCGCGCGGCGCCGGTGGCCCGGGGGACGGCGGCGGACTGCGCGCGTCGCTGTCCGGGCTGACCACCCGCGGCCGCTCGTTCCTGGCCGCCGGGATAGCGGCCGCCGCCTGCGCGTACGTCCTGGGCCAGGGCGAACTGCTGCGGGTCGGCATGCTGCTCGCGCTCCTGCCGCTGATCTGCGTCTACGCCCTCCACCGCACCCGCTTCCGGGTCTCCGGCAGCCGCCGGCTCAGCCCGGGGCGGGTCCCCGCGGGCAGCGAGGCCCGCGTACAGCTGCGCATGGACAACGTCTCCCGGCTGCCCACCGGCCTGCTGATGCTCCAGGACCGGGTGCCCTACGTACTGGGCCCGCGCCCGCGGTTCGTACTGGACCGGGTCGAGCCCGGCGGCCGCCGCGAGGTGTCCTACCGGGTCCGCTCCGACCTGCGCGGCCGCTATCCGCTCGGCCCGCTCCAGCTGCGCCTGTCCGACCCCTTCGGGCTGGTCGAGCTGACCCGTTCCTTCAGCACCTACGACACCCTCACCGTCATCCCGCGCACCGAACCCCTGCCGCGCATCCACCTGGCCGGCGAGTCCAACGGCTACGGCGACGGCAGCCGCCGCTCCCTGGCCCTGGCCGGTGACGACGACGTGATCCCCCGCGGCTACCGGCGCGGCGACGACCTGCGCCGGGTGCACTGGCGCTCGACCGCCCGCTACGGCGAGCTGATGGTCCGCCGCGAGGAGCAGCCGCAGCGCAGCCGGGCCACCGTCCTGCTGGACACCCGGCGCCTGGCCTTCGACGGCGCCGGCCCCGACTCCGCCTTCGAGTGGGCCGTCTCGGCGGCCGCCTCCAGCCTGGTGCACGTCCTGGAACAGGGCTTCTCCACACGGCTGCTCACCGACACCGGCGACGCGGTGCCCGGTGAGGGCGGCGGCGGATTCTCCTCCGGCGGGCAGGAGTCCGCGGAGGCCGCCGGGCTGATGATGGACACCCTCGCGGTCGTCGGGCACTCCGACGGCGCCGGGCTCTCCCGCGCCTACGACGCGGTGCGCGCCGGTGGCGGCGGCTTCGGCGGAGCCGGCGGTGACGGGCTCCTCATCGCCTTCTTCGGCGACCTGGACGACGTACAGACGGAACTGGCCGCCCGGATGCGCCAGCGCACCTCGGGTGCGGTGGCCTTCGTACTGGACTCCGCGAGCTGGGGCGGACAGCCCGCTCCGGGGCACGCCGTGCCCCCGCTGGAGGAGCGGATGCGCAGACTGCGCGACGCGGGCTGGACCGCACTGGCCGCCCCGCCCGGGGTGGCCTTCGGCGAACTGTGGCGCCAGGCCGGGACCGCGCGCGTCGGTACGGGAACCTCCGGAGGTCGGGAATGA
- a CDS encoding transglutaminaseTgpA domain-containing protein, producing the protein MSGRAKLTLFAALATLLTAWSLNPLVDSQAWLLQAALLLALQSAVGAGTRRVPLARTLTVAAQALVSLLVLAFLYAGKGESHGDGPLAYLVTDFGALFGQGVRDVGEFAIPAPLTDGIKLLLVSGVLLIGLLVDTLAVTLRTAAAAGLPLLALYSVASGLAGGGDASWFSFLLAGCGYLMLLLSEGRDRLAQWGRVFGAAPRRGAADSGLGNGAGGQATAPVKFGRRIGAVTLGLALAVPAVLPSLGGGLLGGNQEAEENGGGTGGTISAVNPLVSLQSNLNAQDNRVILRYRTNSPQQGDQYLRILALDEFNGVKWEASGRALIDVPEELPAPPGLRAPVSGTAVEVTTSISAADYYTQRYLPMPYPATSVAVGGKWRFEPVGRTLVGDQLGRDRFQNVQGAEYTVRSLLLKPTAQQLQKAPEPDPAIREEYTKLPDNLPPVVAERARQVTQGAKDDYTRAVKLQDYFAVNGGFRYNTRTASGTGPQAVARFLDDKEGFCVHFAFSMAAMSRSLGIPARVAVGFTPGEKQSDGSVNVSMRDAHAWPELYFEGVGWTRFEPTPRSGINIPDYSRAQTPATQPSAPAPLPSQSSAAPSTAPSATPECPPALKKLGECDTAAPAQKAGDGGGPSVTTVLGWAALAVAVLGLPLLPMLWRTRLRSRRLATGEALTAWRELGDTAWDAGVVPDGALSPRRAASRIVDLGRLEPEPAAAVHRVAGAVERALYAPPGAEVSYPELADDVLLARTGLLESADRLPRLRALLLPRSAARISWALAARRSAITSAVSTRLTAARLRLPLRGRR; encoded by the coding sequence ATGAGCGGGCGGGCGAAACTGACGCTGTTCGCGGCACTGGCGACGCTGCTCACCGCGTGGTCGCTGAACCCGCTGGTGGACTCGCAGGCCTGGCTGCTGCAGGCGGCGCTGCTGCTCGCCCTGCAGAGCGCGGTGGGTGCCGGAACCCGGCGGGTGCCGCTGGCCCGGACGCTGACCGTGGCCGCGCAGGCACTGGTGTCGCTGCTGGTGCTCGCGTTCCTCTACGCCGGCAAGGGCGAGTCCCACGGGGACGGGCCGCTGGCCTACCTGGTGACGGACTTCGGCGCGCTGTTCGGCCAGGGCGTCCGGGACGTGGGCGAGTTCGCGATCCCGGCTCCGCTGACGGACGGCATCAAGCTGCTGCTGGTGTCCGGCGTGCTGCTGATCGGCCTGCTGGTGGACACGCTGGCGGTGACCCTGCGCACGGCCGCCGCGGCCGGACTGCCGCTGCTGGCGCTGTACTCGGTGGCCTCGGGCCTGGCGGGCGGCGGGGACGCATCCTGGTTCTCCTTCCTGCTCGCGGGCTGCGGCTACCTGATGCTGCTGCTGTCCGAGGGCCGGGACCGGCTCGCCCAGTGGGGCCGCGTCTTCGGCGCGGCCCCGCGCCGGGGCGCCGCCGACTCCGGTCTCGGCAACGGGGCGGGCGGGCAGGCGACGGCGCCCGTGAAGTTCGGGCGGCGGATCGGCGCGGTGACCCTGGGCCTGGCGCTGGCGGTGCCGGCCGTACTGCCCTCGCTCGGCGGCGGGCTGCTGGGCGGCAACCAGGAGGCCGAGGAGAACGGCGGCGGCACGGGCGGGACGATCTCCGCGGTCAACCCGCTGGTCTCCCTGCAGAGCAACCTGAACGCGCAGGACAACCGCGTGATCCTCAGGTACCGGACGAACAGCCCGCAGCAGGGCGACCAGTACCTGCGGATCCTGGCCCTGGACGAGTTCAACGGCGTCAAGTGGGAGGCCTCCGGGCGGGCCCTGATCGACGTGCCGGAGGAGCTGCCGGCACCGCCGGGGCTCCGCGCCCCGGTCAGCGGCACCGCGGTCGAGGTCACCACCAGCATCTCGGCGGCGGACTACTACACCCAGCGCTACCTCCCCATGCCCTATCCGGCGACGTCGGTGGCCGTCGGCGGCAAGTGGCGGTTCGAGCCGGTCGGCCGGACCCTGGTCGGCGACCAGCTGGGCCGGGACCGGTTCCAGAACGTCCAGGGCGCCGAATACACCGTGCGCAGCCTGCTGCTGAAGCCGACGGCCCAGCAGCTCCAGAAGGCGCCGGAACCCGACCCGGCGATCCGGGAGGAGTACACGAAGCTCCCGGACAACCTGCCGCCGGTGGTCGCCGAGAGGGCCCGCCAGGTGACGCAGGGGGCGAAGGACGACTACACGCGGGCCGTGAAGCTGCAGGACTACTTCGCTGTGAACGGCGGGTTCCGCTACAACACGAGGACTGCCTCGGGCACGGGTCCGCAGGCGGTCGCCCGGTTCCTCGACGACAAGGAAGGCTTCTGCGTCCACTTCGCCTTCTCGATGGCGGCGATGTCCCGCTCGCTGGGCATCCCGGCCCGCGTCGCGGTGGGCTTCACGCCCGGCGAGAAGCAGTCGGACGGCAGCGTGAACGTGTCGATGCGCGACGCGCACGCCTGGCCCGAGCTGTACTTCGAGGGCGTGGGCTGGACCCGCTTCGAGCCGACGCCCCGCTCCGGCATCAACATTCCGGACTACTCCCGGGCACAGACGCCGGCCACCCAGCCGTCCGCGCCGGCGCCGCTGCCCTCCCAGAGCTCGGCGGCGCCGTCGACCGCGCCCTCGGCGACCCCCGAGTGCCCGCCGGCCCTGAAGAAGCTCGGCGAGTGCGACACGGCGGCGCCCGCGCAGAAGGCGGGCGACGGCGGCGGGCCGTCGGTGACGACGGTCCTCGGCTGGGCGGCGCTCGCGGTGGCGGTGCTGGGCCTGCCCCTGCTCCCGATGCTGTGGCGGACCCGGCTGCGGTCCCGGCGCCTGGCGACCGGGGAGGCCCTGACGGCCTGGCGGGAACTGGGCGACACCGCCTGGGACGCGGGTGTGGTCCCGGACGGGGCGCTGTCCCCGCGCCGGGCGGCGAGCCGGATCGTGGACCTGGGCCGCCTGGAGCCGGAACCGGCGGCCGCCGTGCACCGGGTCGCGGGTGCGGTGGAACGGGCCCTGTACGCGCCCCCGGGCGCGGAGGTCTCGTACCCGGAGCTGGCGGACGACGTACTGCTGGCCCGTACCGGCCTGCTGGAGTCGGCGGACCGGCTTCCCCGGCTGCGCGCCCTGCTGCTGCCGCGCTCGGCGGCCCGCATCTCCTGGGCCCTGGCGGCCCGCCGGTCCGCGATCACCTCGGCGGTATCCACCCGCCTCACGGCCGCCCGCCTCCGGCTCCCCCTGCGGGGCCGCCGCTAG
- a CDS encoding beta-class carbonic anhydrase yields MTTSASLPAESTSEASVGGSVTDRLVEANQRYAAQFSDPGMDARPVLKVAVVACMDARLDLHKALGLELGDCHTIRNAGGVVTDDTIRSLTISQRALGTSAVILIHHTGCGLENLTEDFRHELEDEVGQRPAWAVEAFRDVDQDVRQSMQRVRTNPFLPHKDDVRGFVFDVHTGLLREIDPSS; encoded by the coding sequence ATGACGACTTCCGCATCCCTGCCTGCAGAGTCCACGTCCGAGGCATCCGTCGGCGGATCCGTCACCGACCGGCTGGTCGAGGCGAATCAGCGGTACGCCGCGCAGTTCTCCGACCCCGGCATGGACGCCCGTCCCGTCCTCAAGGTCGCCGTCGTGGCCTGTATGGACGCCCGCCTCGATCTGCACAAGGCCCTCGGCCTGGAACTCGGCGACTGTCACACCATCCGCAACGCGGGCGGTGTGGTCACCGACGACACGATCCGCTCCCTCACCATCAGCCAGCGGGCCCTCGGTACCAGCGCGGTCATACTCATCCACCACACCGGCTGCGGTCTCGAAAACCTCACCGAGGACTTCCGGCACGAGCTGGAGGACGAGGTCGGCCAGCGTCCCGCCTGGGCCGTCGAGGCCTTCCGTGACGTCGACCAGGACGTTCGCCAGTCCATGCAGCGGGTCCGCACGAACCCCTTCCTGCCCCACAAGGACGATGTGCGAGGCTTCGTCTTCGATGTGCACACCGGGCTCCTGCGGGAGATCGATCCCAGCTCTTGA
- a CDS encoding YhgE/Pip family protein, which translates to MRSPKLAALELKRFGRGKLPRAALVALLLLPLLYGALYLWSFWDPYKRLDQVPVAIVNSDKGTTVDGKRLDVGTELAEKLHASKKSFDWRYASADEAAKGLEDGTYYLTLTLPEDFSAKIASSSGDDPTTGALQVRTNDANNYIVGSISRSVFAEVRSAASANASRGFLDKIFVNFSDLHDKTAEAADGADKLKDGAGKAQEGAKELADGLDTAQEKSGELNSGLQKLNTAAGKLETGSKGVADGTQALADKVNGAADKARPFVKDPKNLADTAELVADSAKVVRNHLDKFAEKAPAAAAAAKKAATVADTYYTKHCVTPGGEPHLASCPDLKTVRDSTAEAAELSGDVSVLAKNANGDVAKLRTQLTDLENKARVLVDKAPQLAGDLDAAVAKVNALNDGAHKVSAGMAQLHTGIGSATTGSGALTDGVGKLGDGAHQLDGGMYKLVDGTGQLAGGLHDGAGKIPDYDQQQRDQRTQVMADPIQLANQSLHKAPNYGTGFAPYFIPLSLWVGAMVAYMLIAPLNRRALAAGASPWRVALAGWLPVAGLGTAQVALLMSVLHWAPGLGLKMAHPALTIGFLMLVTGCFAAIVQWLNAKFGAAGRILVLAVLMLQLTSAGGTYPVQTSPDFFNWIHPYLPMSYIVESLRRLITGGDLAPVWQGGAVLLAFTAGALALTALAARGKQVWTMDRLHPELSL; encoded by the coding sequence ATGCGCTCGCCGAAGCTGGCCGCGCTTGAGCTGAAGCGGTTCGGGCGGGGGAAGCTGCCCCGGGCCGCTCTCGTCGCGCTGCTCCTGCTGCCGCTGCTCTACGGAGCCCTGTACCTGTGGTCCTTCTGGGACCCGTACAAGCGGCTCGACCAGGTGCCCGTCGCCATCGTCAACTCCGACAAGGGCACGACCGTCGACGGCAAGCGCCTCGACGTCGGCACCGAGCTCGCCGAGAAGCTGCACGCCAGCAAGAAGTCCTTCGACTGGCGCTATGCGAGCGCCGACGAGGCGGCCAAGGGTCTGGAGGACGGTACGTACTACCTGACCCTGACCCTGCCCGAGGACTTCAGCGCGAAGATCGCCTCCAGCTCCGGCGACGACCCCACCACCGGGGCGCTCCAGGTCCGCACCAACGACGCCAACAACTACATCGTCGGCTCGATCTCGCGCTCCGTCTTCGCCGAGGTCCGCTCCGCGGCGTCCGCCAACGCCTCCCGCGGCTTCCTCGACAAGATCTTCGTCAACTTCTCCGACCTGCACGACAAGACCGCCGAGGCGGCCGACGGCGCCGACAAGCTCAAGGACGGCGCGGGCAAGGCCCAGGAGGGCGCCAAGGAGCTCGCCGACGGCCTCGACACGGCGCAGGAGAAGTCCGGCGAGCTCAACAGCGGTCTGCAGAAGCTGAACACGGCGGCCGGCAAGCTGGAGACCGGCTCCAAGGGCGTCGCGGACGGCACCCAGGCGCTGGCCGACAAGGTCAACGGGGCCGCGGACAAGGCCCGTCCCTTCGTCAAGGACCCCAAGAACCTGGCCGACACCGCCGAGCTGGTCGCCGACAGCGCGAAGGTCGTCCGCAACCACCTCGACAAGTTCGCCGAGAAGGCCCCGGCCGCCGCCGCTGCCGCCAAGAAGGCCGCCACCGTCGCCGACACCTACTACACCAAGCACTGCGTGACCCCCGGCGGCGAACCGCACCTGGCCTCCTGCCCCGACCTGAAGACGGTCCGGGACAGCACGGCCGAGGCCGCCGAGCTCAGCGGGGACGTCAGCGTCCTGGCCAAGAACGCCAACGGCGACGTCGCCAAGCTCCGCACCCAGCTCACCGACCTGGAGAACAAGGCCCGCGTGCTCGTCGACAAGGCCCCGCAGCTCGCGGGCGACCTCGACGCGGCCGTCGCCAAGGTCAACGCCCTCAACGACGGTGCCCACAAGGTGTCCGCGGGCATGGCCCAGCTGCACACCGGCATCGGCTCCGCCACCACCGGCTCCGGCGCCCTCACCGACGGCGTCGGCAAGCTCGGCGACGGTGCCCACCAGCTCGACGGCGGCATGTACAAGCTCGTCGACGGCACCGGCCAGCTCGCCGGCGGCCTCCACGACGGGGCCGGCAAGATCCCCGACTACGACCAGCAGCAGCGCGACCAGCGCACGCAGGTCATGGCCGACCCGATCCAGCTCGCCAACCAGTCCCTGCACAAGGCGCCCAACTACGGCACCGGCTTCGCCCCCTACTTCATCCCGCTCTCCCTCTGGGTCGGCGCGATGGTCGCCTACATGCTGATCGCCCCGCTGAACCGGCGGGCCCTGGCCGCCGGTGCCTCGCCGTGGCGGGTCGCCCTCGCCGGCTGGCTGCCCGTGGCGGGCCTCGGCACGGCGCAGGTGGCCCTGCTGATGTCCGTCCTGCACTGGGCGCCCGGCCTCGGCCTGAAGATGGCCCACCCGGCCCTCACCATCGGCTTCCTGATGCTGGTCACCGGCTGCTTCGCGGCGATCGTCCAGTGGCTCAACGCCAAGTTCGGCGCCGCCGGCCGCATCCTGGTGCTGGCCGTCCTGATGCTCCAGCTGACCTCGGCGGGCGGTACGTACCCCGTCCAGACCAGCCCGGACTTCTTCAACTGGATCCACCCGTACCTGCCGATGTCGTACATCGTCGAGAGCCTGCGCCGGCTCATCACCGGCGGCGACCTCGCCCCGGTCTGGCAGGGCGGCGCGGTCCTGCTGGCCTTCACCGCGGGCGCCCTGGCCCTCACCGCGCTCGCCGCCCGCGGCAAGCAGGTGTGGACCATGGACCGGCTGCACCCGGAACTGAGCCTGTAG
- a CDS encoding ATP-binding cassette domain-containing protein codes for MDSPHGAAVKAEDFGLKGPRGWAFRGVGIDAAPGSLIAVEGPSGSGRTCLLLALTGRMKPTRGHAEVGGHRLPKHMTAVRRITALGPVSGVNELDQALTVAEQLREGALLQRHYGAPVRAMLRPRAERRAAAEARIAAALEAAGLDLATLPKGGRTSVRDLERLESVRLSVAIALLGSPGLLALDDLDLKLSDTERAEAWDLLRSVAARGITVLAVCSEAPADAVVLRTSPTEPAAPAAPAAAESAADTGSGTGNDSENDGENESEKGSQNDSKNDSKNDSENDDTKGADDALAEAGRA; via the coding sequence GTGGACAGCCCGCACGGCGCGGCCGTCAAGGCCGAGGACTTCGGACTCAAGGGCCCGCGAGGCTGGGCGTTCCGGGGAGTCGGCATCGACGCGGCGCCAGGCTCGCTCATCGCGGTCGAAGGCCCCTCCGGCAGTGGTCGCACCTGCCTGCTGCTCGCCCTCACCGGGCGGATGAAGCCCACCCGGGGCCACGCCGAGGTCGGCGGCCACCGGCTGCCGAAGCACATGACGGCGGTCCGCCGGATCACCGCACTCGGCCCGGTCTCCGGGGTCAACGAGCTCGACCAGGCCCTCACGGTCGCGGAACAGCTGCGCGAGGGCGCCCTGCTCCAGCGCCACTACGGCGCACCGGTACGCGCCATGCTGCGGCCCCGGGCCGAGCGCCGGGCCGCCGCCGAGGCACGGATCGCCGCCGCCCTGGAGGCCGCCGGGCTGGACCTCGCCACGCTGCCCAAGGGCGGGCGGACCTCCGTACGGGACCTGGAACGACTGGAGTCCGTACGGCTCTCCGTCGCCATCGCGCTGCTGGGCTCCCCGGGGCTGCTGGCCCTCGACGACCTCGACCTCAAGCTGTCGGACACCGAACGCGCCGAGGCCTGGGACCTGCTCCGCTCGGTCGCCGCCCGCGGGATCACCGTCCTCGCGGTGTGCAGCGAGGCGCCCGCCGACGCGGTCGTCCTGCGGACCTCCCCCACGGAGCCGGCCGCGCCGGCCGCGCCCGCCGCCGCGGAGAGCGCCGCCGACACCGGCAGCGGCACCGGGAACGACAGCGAGAACGACGGCGAGAACGAGTCCGAGAAGGGCTCGCAGAACGACTCGAAGAACGACTCGAAGAACGACTCCGAGAACGACGACACGAAGGGGGCGGACGATGCGCTCGCCGAAGCTGGCCGCGCTTGA